From a region of the Streptacidiphilus albus JL83 genome:
- the hemQ gene encoding hydrogen peroxide-dependent heme synthase encodes MTESTEPKKKARDLNQVIRYTLWSVFRLKDALPEDRSALATEVEELFAQLAEKDVTVRGTYDVSGLRADADLMIWWHAEDSDDLQEAYNRFRRTALGRTLEPVWSNMALHRPAEFNKSHIPAFLADETPRDYVCVYPFVRSYEWYLLEDAERRRLLMEHGMLARGYPDVRANTVASFALGDYEWLLAFEANDLYRIVDLMRDLRASETRLHVREEVPFFTGRRKPISELLNGLV; translated from the coding sequence ATGACCGAGAGCACAGAACCGAAGAAGAAGGCCCGCGACCTGAACCAGGTCATCCGGTACACCCTGTGGTCGGTCTTCCGGCTCAAGGACGCCCTGCCGGAGGACCGCAGCGCGCTCGCCACCGAGGTCGAGGAGCTGTTCGCGCAGCTGGCCGAGAAGGACGTCACCGTCCGCGGCACCTACGACGTCTCCGGGCTGCGCGCCGACGCCGACCTGATGATCTGGTGGCACGCCGAGGACAGCGACGACCTGCAGGAGGCCTACAACCGCTTCCGCCGCACCGCGCTCGGCCGCACCCTGGAGCCGGTCTGGTCGAACATGGCGCTGCACCGCCCGGCCGAGTTCAACAAGTCGCACATCCCGGCCTTCCTCGCCGACGAGACTCCGCGCGACTACGTCTGCGTCTACCCCTTCGTCCGCTCCTACGAGTGGTACCTGCTGGAGGACGCCGAGCGCCGCCGCCTGCTGATGGAGCACGGCATGCTGGCCCGGGGCTACCCGGATGTCCGCGCCAACACCGTCGCCTCCTTCGCCCTGGGCGACTACGAGTGGCTGCTGGCCTTCGAGGCCAACGACCTGTACCGGATCGTCGACCTGATGCGCGACCTGCGCGCCTCCGAGACCCGGCTGCACGTCCGCGAGGAGGTCCCGTTCTTCACCGGGCGCCGCAAGCCGATCAGCGAGCTGCTGAACGGCCTGGTCTGA
- a CDS encoding glycerate kinase yields the protein MARRPHVLVAPDKFKGSLTAEQAARHLAAGLREGGAEPVRLPIADGGEGTVEALVAAGFTPRTAVVHGPLGDPVRAVFALRGDTAVIELAQASGLALVPDGRSAEPLRASTRGTGELLLRALDAGARHLVLAVGGSASTDGGAGLLAALGARLLTADGGELPDGGGALRELARIDLSGLDPRLRHTAVTVACDVDNPLLGPRGAAAVFGPQKGAGPQDVAELESGLRQLVTASAVELGPRAERAARAPGAGAAGGTGYAALLHLGADLRSGIGLILEHTGFAAELARSELVVTGEGSLDEQSLHGKGPVGVAEAARAAGVPVVAVCGRLALTAEALHAAGFDRVHSLAEWEPDPQRSMAHAGRLLETVGRRIAADLLRATRTPPPPA from the coding sequence ATGGCCCGTCGTCCCCACGTCCTCGTCGCCCCCGACAAGTTCAAGGGCTCGCTGACCGCGGAGCAGGCGGCGCGGCACCTCGCCGCGGGCCTGCGCGAGGGCGGCGCCGAGCCGGTCCGGCTGCCGATCGCGGACGGGGGCGAGGGCACCGTCGAGGCCCTCGTCGCCGCCGGGTTCACCCCGAGGACGGCGGTCGTCCACGGCCCGCTCGGCGATCCGGTCCGGGCCGTGTTCGCCCTGCGCGGCGACACCGCCGTGATCGAACTGGCCCAGGCGTCGGGGCTCGCCCTGGTCCCGGACGGCCGGTCGGCCGAGCCGCTGCGGGCCAGTACCCGCGGCACCGGCGAGCTGCTGCTGCGGGCGCTCGACGCCGGGGCGCGCCACCTGGTCCTGGCCGTCGGCGGCAGCGCCAGTACCGACGGCGGGGCGGGGCTGCTCGCGGCGCTCGGCGCCCGACTGCTCACGGCGGACGGCGGCGAGCTGCCCGACGGCGGCGGCGCCCTGCGGGAGCTGGCCCGGATCGACCTGTCCGGCCTGGATCCCCGACTGCGGCACACCGCCGTCACCGTGGCCTGCGACGTGGACAACCCGCTGCTCGGCCCGCGCGGAGCCGCCGCCGTCTTCGGTCCGCAGAAGGGGGCCGGACCGCAGGACGTCGCCGAACTGGAGTCCGGACTAAGGCAGTTGGTCACCGCTTCGGCGGTGGAGCTCGGTCCCCGGGCCGAGCGGGCGGCCCGGGCGCCGGGCGCCGGGGCGGCCGGCGGCACCGGCTACGCCGCCCTGCTCCACCTCGGCGCGGACCTCCGCAGCGGCATCGGGCTGATCCTCGAACACACCGGATTCGCGGCCGAGTTGGCCAGGTCGGAGCTGGTGGTCACCGGGGAGGGCTCGTTGGACGAGCAGTCCCTGCACGGCAAGGGCCCGGTCGGGGTGGCCGAGGCGGCCCGTGCCGCCGGGGTACCGGTGGTGGCGGTCTGCGGACGGCTCGCGCTGACGGCGGAGGCTCTGCACGCGGCCGGCTTCGACCGGGTCCACAGCCTGGCCGAGTGGGAGCCGGACCCACAGCGGTCGATGGCCCACGCCGGCCGACTGCTGGAGACCGTCGGCCGCCGGATCGCCGCGGACCTGCTCCGGGCGACCCGTACGCCGCCCCCACCCGCCTGA
- a CDS encoding LacI family DNA-binding transcriptional regulator, with protein sequence MENRRSRTRSARAGGGVTLQQVAQLAGVSLATASRVLHGSGARNVGDQLRSRVEDAARSLRYVSNAPAQALARSSSSVVGLIVHDVADPYFGAIAAGAMQAAREQELMVMIAATFRESGLEVQYLRSLRAQRVRAIILAGSGTTGISTGGISTAGAGTDPVGTGEELAEEIAAFEAEGGRVVAIGERGLGLDTVAMANRSGAAGAVRALWELGHRELGVVAGPADLTTVAHRLDGARRALRALGAAAGTPVERSDFSQEGGRAAAVRLLRAHPGTTAVLVLSDAMAAGVLAGLQEDLGLAVPEQVSVVGFNDAPYAVNLRPALSTVRLPLERAGQEALRLLLEPEADEPRTVELDTELVLRASTGPAPGR encoded by the coding sequence ATGGAGAATCGAAGGTCAAGGACACGTTCGGCGCGGGCCGGCGGCGGGGTCACCCTGCAGCAGGTCGCCCAGCTGGCGGGGGTGTCCCTGGCGACCGCGTCGCGGGTGCTGCACGGCAGCGGCGCGCGCAATGTCGGCGACCAGCTGCGCAGCCGGGTCGAGGACGCCGCCCGGAGCCTGCGCTACGTGTCCAACGCCCCGGCCCAGGCCCTCGCCCGGTCCAGCAGCTCGGTGGTCGGCCTGATCGTCCACGATGTCGCGGACCCGTACTTCGGCGCGATCGCCGCCGGCGCGATGCAGGCCGCCCGCGAGCAGGAGCTGATGGTGATGATCGCGGCGACCTTCCGCGAGAGCGGCCTGGAGGTCCAGTACCTGCGGTCGCTGCGGGCCCAACGGGTCCGGGCGATCATCCTGGCCGGCAGCGGCACCACCGGCATCAGCACTGGCGGCATCAGCACTGCCGGCGCCGGTACGGACCCCGTCGGCACCGGCGAGGAACTGGCCGAGGAGATCGCGGCCTTCGAGGCCGAGGGCGGCCGGGTGGTGGCCATCGGCGAGCGCGGCCTCGGCCTGGACACCGTCGCCATGGCCAACCGGAGCGGGGCCGCCGGAGCGGTGCGGGCGCTGTGGGAGCTGGGCCACCGCGAACTGGGCGTGGTCGCCGGACCGGCGGACCTCACCACGGTCGCGCACCGGCTGGACGGAGCACGCCGCGCCCTGCGCGCCCTGGGCGCAGCGGCCGGCACCCCGGTGGAGCGCAGCGACTTCTCGCAGGAGGGGGGCCGGGCGGCGGCCGTCCGGCTGCTCCGCGCACACCCGGGGACCACGGCGGTGCTGGTGCTCAGCGACGCGATGGCGGCCGGGGTGCTGGCCGGACTGCAGGAGGACCTCGGGCTGGCCGTGCCGGAACAGGTCTCGGTGGTGGGCTTCAACGACGCGCCCTACGCCGTCAACCTGCGCCCCGCCCTGAGCACCGTCCGGCTGCCGCTGGAGCGGGCGGGGCAGGAGGCACTGCGCCTGCTGCTGGAGCCGGAGGCGGACGAGCCGCGCACCGTGGAGCTCGACACCGAGCTGGTGCTCCGGGCCAGCACCGGCCCGGCCCCGGGCCGATGA
- a CDS encoding Gfo/Idh/MocA family protein translates to MTRTTLGIVMNGVTGRMGYRQHLVRSILAIREQGGFALPDGTVLWPEPILVGRSADKLRALAERHGLERWTTDLDAALADPDVDIYFDAQLTHAREAAVKAAIAAGKHVYVEKPSATDTATALELARLADAAGVRNGVVQDKLFLPGLLKLRRLVEGGFFGRILSVRGEFGYWVFEGDWQSAQRPSWNYRAEDGGGMVLDMFPHWQYVLENLVAPVRSVYAHTATHIPSRRDEAGADYPATADDAAYGVFELEGGVVAQINSSWAVRVDRDELVEFQIDGTEGSAVAGLFHCRVQHRSTTPKPVWNPDLPTTEPFRGQWQPVPDNADFENGFKVQWEQFLAHVATGSPFPHDLLSGAKGVQLAELGMRSAREGRRLDVPELTL, encoded by the coding sequence ATGACACGCACCACTCTGGGCATCGTGATGAACGGCGTCACCGGGCGGATGGGCTACCGCCAGCACCTGGTCCGTTCGATCCTGGCGATCAGGGAGCAGGGCGGGTTCGCCCTGCCCGACGGCACCGTGCTCTGGCCCGAGCCGATACTGGTCGGCCGCAGTGCCGACAAGCTCCGTGCCCTCGCCGAGCGCCACGGCCTCGAACGCTGGACCACCGACCTGGACGCCGCCCTCGCCGATCCCGACGTCGACATCTACTTCGACGCCCAGCTCACCCACGCCCGGGAGGCGGCGGTCAAGGCCGCCATCGCCGCCGGAAAGCACGTCTACGTCGAGAAGCCGAGCGCCACCGACACCGCTACCGCGCTGGAGCTGGCCCGGCTGGCCGACGCCGCTGGCGTCCGCAACGGCGTGGTCCAGGACAAGCTCTTCCTGCCCGGGCTGCTCAAGCTCCGACGGCTGGTCGAGGGCGGCTTCTTCGGCCGGATCCTGTCCGTGCGCGGCGAGTTCGGCTACTGGGTGTTCGAGGGCGACTGGCAGTCGGCCCAGCGCCCCTCCTGGAACTACCGCGCCGAGGACGGCGGCGGCATGGTGCTCGACATGTTCCCGCACTGGCAGTACGTGCTGGAGAACCTGGTCGCGCCGGTCCGCTCGGTCTACGCCCACACCGCCACCCACATCCCCAGCCGCCGGGACGAGGCCGGCGCCGACTACCCGGCCACCGCCGACGACGCCGCCTACGGCGTCTTCGAGCTGGAGGGCGGCGTGGTCGCGCAGATCAACAGCTCCTGGGCGGTCCGGGTGGACCGCGACGAACTCGTCGAGTTCCAGATCGACGGCACCGAGGGCAGTGCCGTCGCCGGACTGTTCCACTGCCGGGTCCAGCACCGCTCCACCACCCCCAAGCCGGTCTGGAACCCGGACCTGCCCACCACCGAGCCCTTCCGTGGACAGTGGCAGCCGGTTCCGGACAACGCCGACTTCGAGAACGGCTTCAAGGTGCAGTGGGAGCAGTTCCTCGCCCATGTCGCCACCGGCTCGCCGTTCCCGCACGACCTGCTCTCCGGCGCGAAGGGCGTCCAGCTGGCCGAGCTGGGCATGCGCTCCGCCCGCGAGGGACGCCGCCTCGACGTGCCGGAGCTGACCCTGTGA
- a CDS encoding dihydrodipicolinate synthase family protein has protein sequence MTSVTEIRLPLADGVERYRIPQAAALPRTARPARSRTVFAAAHVVADPAAEHRPGVPAVLDWDATLAFRHHLWSLGLGVADAMDTAQRGMGLDWAATRELIVRSGAEARAVGGRLACGAGTDQLTSPAPTLKEITAAYREQSEVVQEAGAQVVLMASRALAAAARGPEDYAAVYGELLAAVDRPVVLHWLGTPFDQALEGYWGSADLDLAAGHVLEIIHANADRIDGIKVSLLDADREIALRRALPAGVRLYTGDDFNYAELILGDAFGHSDALLGAFDPLAAHAAAALAALDRGDEDGYRAVLEPTVELSRHLFAAPTRHYKTGVVFLAHLAGHQEHFTMVGGAQSDRDTEHLARLFRLAAEAGALPDTDLAAARMRSFLASKGFDA, from the coding sequence GTGACCTCCGTGACCGAGATCCGCCTGCCGCTGGCCGACGGGGTCGAGCGCTACCGCATCCCGCAGGCCGCCGCGTTGCCCCGCACCGCGCGACCGGCCCGCAGCCGTACCGTCTTCGCCGCCGCCCATGTCGTCGCCGACCCGGCCGCAGAGCACCGCCCGGGCGTACCCGCCGTCCTCGACTGGGACGCCACCCTCGCCTTCCGGCACCACCTCTGGTCGCTCGGCCTCGGTGTCGCCGATGCCATGGACACCGCCCAGCGCGGCATGGGCCTGGACTGGGCGGCCACCCGGGAGCTCATCGTCCGCAGTGGGGCCGAGGCCCGCGCCGTCGGCGGACGGCTCGCCTGCGGCGCGGGAACCGACCAGCTCACTTCCCCCGCGCCCACGCTGAAGGAGATCACGGCCGCCTACCGGGAGCAGTCGGAGGTGGTCCAGGAGGCCGGCGCCCAGGTCGTGCTGATGGCCAGCCGCGCCCTGGCCGCCGCCGCGCGCGGCCCCGAGGACTACGCCGCCGTCTACGGCGAACTGCTCGCCGCCGTCGACCGCCCCGTCGTCCTGCACTGGCTGGGGACCCCCTTCGACCAGGCGCTGGAGGGCTACTGGGGCTCCGCCGACCTGGACCTGGCGGCGGGCCACGTGCTGGAGATCATCCACGCCAACGCCGACCGGATCGACGGCATCAAGGTCTCGCTGCTGGACGCCGACCGGGAGATCGCGCTCCGGCGCGCCCTGCCCGCCGGGGTCCGCCTCTACACCGGCGACGACTTCAACTACGCCGAGCTGATCCTCGGCGACGCGTTCGGCCACAGCGACGCGCTGCTGGGCGCCTTCGACCCGTTGGCCGCCCACGCCGCCGCCGCGCTGGCCGCCCTGGACCGGGGCGACGAGGACGGCTACCGGGCGGTGCTGGAGCCGACGGTGGAGCTGTCCCGGCACCTCTTCGCCGCACCGACCCGCCACTACAAGACCGGCGTGGTCTTCCTCGCCCATCTGGCGGGCCACCAGGAGCACTTCACCATGGTCGGCGGGGCCCAGTCGGACCGGGACACCGAGCACCTGGCCCGGCTGTTCCGGCTGGCGGCCGAGGCCGGGGCGCTGCCCGACACCGACCTGGCCGCCGCCCGGATGCGGTCCTTCCTCGCCTCGAAGGGATTCGACGCATGA
- a CDS encoding sugar phosphate isomerase/epimerase family protein → MSSTSPTVGPGLERLSLNTATTKRWALAEAVAGCVRAGIPGIGLWRDRVAEVGPERAARLVDAAGLTVTSLCRGGFFTAPDAAGRAAALEDNRRAVEEAAALGTDTLVLVCGGLPEGSRDLPGARRTVVDAIAALRPFAEAHGVKLAIEPMHPMFCADRAVVSTLGQALDIADETDPDGGTVGVVVDAYHVWWDPELERGIERAAGRIHGFQVCDWVLPLPADTLLGRGHVGDGQVDLARLAVLVAATGYQGFTEVEIFNQEVWDAPGDETLATLAARHRALAS, encoded by the coding sequence ATGAGCAGCACCTCTCCCACGGTCGGCCCCGGGCTGGAGCGGCTGTCGCTGAACACGGCCACCACCAAGCGGTGGGCCCTGGCCGAGGCGGTGGCCGGGTGCGTCCGGGCCGGGATCCCCGGCATCGGCCTGTGGCGCGACCGGGTGGCCGAGGTCGGTCCGGAGCGTGCCGCCCGGCTGGTCGACGCCGCCGGACTGACCGTCACCAGCCTGTGCCGGGGCGGCTTCTTCACCGCACCGGACGCCGCCGGACGCGCGGCGGCGCTGGAGGACAACCGCCGAGCGGTCGAGGAGGCGGCCGCCCTCGGCACCGACACCCTGGTGCTGGTCTGCGGGGGACTGCCGGAGGGCAGCCGCGACCTGCCCGGCGCGCGCCGCACGGTCGTCGACGCGATCGCCGCGCTGCGTCCCTTCGCCGAGGCGCACGGCGTCAAGCTGGCCATCGAGCCGATGCACCCGATGTTCTGCGCCGACCGGGCGGTGGTCTCCACGCTCGGCCAGGCCCTGGACATCGCGGACGAGACCGACCCGGACGGCGGCACGGTCGGCGTGGTGGTCGACGCCTACCACGTCTGGTGGGATCCGGAGTTGGAGCGGGGGATCGAGCGCGCGGCGGGCCGCATCCACGGCTTCCAGGTCTGCGACTGGGTCCTCCCGCTGCCGGCCGACACCCTGCTCGGCCGGGGACACGTCGGGGACGGCCAGGTGGACCTGGCCCGGCTGGCCGTGCTGGTCGCGGCCACCGGCTACCAGGGGTTCACCGAGGTGGAGATCTTCAACCAGGAGGTCTGGGACGCCCCGGGCGACGAGACCCTGGCGACCCTGGCCGCCCGCCACCGCGCGCTGGCGTCCTGA
- a CDS encoding NAD(P)-dependent oxidoreductase, with protein sequence MRAALCGLGRMGAVFAAGLAAGGHDLAVWNRTPREAPAGARRAATPAEAVRGAEAVVVMVFDGPAAESVLFGPQGITEGAAPGTLIVNATTLAPEESRELGRRAEAAGLRYLEAPVLGSVPAARAGTLQVLLGGTQSDADAAEPLLEAWSRPEGRRLVGPVGSAASLKLVANLALGTALAGLHDTVALGSRLGLARADVLDVLQHGVLGPLVTGKRERLSHDAYGEADFTTTALAKDLALVLALLPEQEPGGGGPLPAARAAALLAARAAEQDGDADCSALGRTP encoded by the coding sequence ATGAGGGCGGCGCTCTGCGGGCTGGGACGGATGGGGGCGGTCTTCGCCGCCGGGCTGGCCGCCGGGGGCCACGATCTCGCGGTCTGGAACCGGACGCCCCGGGAGGCTCCGGCGGGTGCCCGTCGGGCCGCCACCCCGGCCGAGGCGGTCCGGGGCGCCGAGGCCGTGGTGGTGATGGTCTTCGACGGCCCGGCGGCGGAGTCCGTGCTCTTCGGCCCGCAAGGGATCACGGAGGGGGCAGCCCCGGGGACGCTGATCGTCAACGCGACCACCCTCGCCCCGGAGGAGTCGCGGGAGCTGGGCCGGCGCGCCGAGGCCGCCGGGCTGCGCTATCTGGAGGCACCCGTCCTCGGCTCGGTGCCCGCTGCCCGGGCCGGCACGCTGCAGGTGCTGCTGGGCGGGACGCAGTCGGACGCCGACGCCGCCGAGCCGCTGCTGGAGGCCTGGTCCCGGCCGGAGGGGCGCCGCCTGGTCGGCCCCGTCGGCAGCGCCGCCTCGCTCAAGCTGGTCGCCAACCTCGCCCTCGGCACGGCCCTGGCCGGGCTGCACGACACGGTGGCCCTGGGCTCCCGGCTGGGGCTGGCCCGTGCGGACGTGCTGGACGTCCTCCAGCACGGGGTGTTGGGCCCACTGGTCACCGGCAAGCGCGAGCGGCTCTCGCACGACGCCTACGGCGAGGCCGACTTCACCACCACCGCGCTCGCCAAGGACCTGGCGCTGGTCCTGGCTCTGCTCCCTGAGCAGGAACCCGGGGGTGGCGGGCCGCTGCCGGCGGCGCGGGCCGCGGCGCTGCTGGCGGCACGGGCGGCGGAGCAGGACGGGGACGCGGACTGCTCCGCCCTGGGCCGCACGCCCTGA
- a CDS encoding RidA family protein, which translates to MKQSHLTHIPAPEGVAPGGGYTHVVTGSGRLVAVSGQVALDEDGKLVGEGDPEAQARQVFENLRRCLAAAGATFDDVVKFTFFTTDIGLLPVIRTVRDTHVDVARRPASTAVQVAALFRPELVLEVEALAIVPEPPR; encoded by the coding sequence ATGAAGCAATCACATCTCACGCACATCCCGGCCCCGGAGGGCGTTGCCCCGGGCGGGGGCTACACCCATGTGGTCACGGGCTCCGGGCGGCTGGTCGCGGTCTCCGGTCAGGTGGCGCTCGACGAGGACGGGAAGCTCGTCGGCGAGGGTGACCCCGAGGCGCAGGCCCGGCAGGTCTTCGAGAACCTGCGGCGCTGCCTGGCAGCGGCCGGCGCGACCTTCGACGACGTCGTCAAGTTCACCTTCTTCACCACCGACATCGGTCTGCTGCCGGTGATCCGCACCGTGCGCGACACCCATGTCGATGTCGCGCGGCGGCCCGCGAGCACCGCTGTCCAGGTGGCCGCCCTGTTCCGGCCCGAACTGGTGCTGGAGGTCGAGGCGCTGGCGATCGTCCCGGAGCCGCCGCGATGA
- the lgt gene encoding prolipoprotein diacylglyceryl transferase, with amino-acid sequence MLAFIPSPSINGFHIGPLFVHFYALMYLVGITLAVLLGRRRWRALGGDPMLVDDIALWGVPFGIIGGRIYFDITTPADIPPHWWGPFAVWDGGLGIWGGVALATAVCVWRLRKAGVSVTGMMDTLAPCLLIAQAVGRIGNYFNQELFGGPTKLPWGLEIAPQYRPAGYLQDATFHPTFLYELVWDLALAGFLIWIGHRGRIRPGGLFALYVAGYSAFRIFEESLRVDSSQYIFGLRLNFYVASLLALAGIIWFIVLQRRPMPVAAALPAAEPVTAADADTDADVPEQEPSETPKETEQPSREHGDNAHAG; translated from the coding sequence ATGCTCGCCTTCATCCCCTCGCCGTCGATCAACGGTTTCCACATCGGACCGCTGTTCGTGCATTTCTATGCCCTGATGTACCTCGTGGGCATCACCCTGGCCGTGCTGCTCGGCCGCCGCCGCTGGCGGGCGCTGGGCGGCGATCCGATGCTGGTGGACGACATAGCCCTGTGGGGCGTGCCGTTCGGGATCATCGGCGGCCGGATCTACTTCGACATCACCACCCCGGCGGACATTCCGCCGCACTGGTGGGGTCCGTTCGCCGTCTGGGACGGCGGCCTCGGCATCTGGGGCGGTGTCGCGCTGGCGACGGCCGTCTGCGTCTGGCGGCTGCGGAAGGCCGGCGTCAGCGTCACCGGCATGATGGACACCCTGGCCCCCTGCCTGCTGATCGCCCAGGCCGTCGGCCGCATCGGCAACTACTTCAACCAGGAGCTGTTCGGCGGGCCGACCAAGCTCCCGTGGGGCCTGGAGATCGCGCCCCAGTACCGTCCGGCCGGATACCTCCAGGACGCCACGTTCCACCCGACCTTCCTCTACGAGCTGGTCTGGGACCTGGCGCTGGCGGGCTTCCTCATCTGGATCGGCCACCGGGGCAGGATCCGGCCCGGCGGTCTCTTCGCACTCTACGTCGCGGGCTACTCGGCCTTCCGGATCTTCGAGGAGTCCCTGCGGGTGGACTCCTCCCAGTACATCTTCGGGCTGCGGCTCAACTTCTACGTCGCCTCGCTGCTGGCCCTCGCCGGGATCATCTGGTTCATCGTCCTGCAGCGCCGACCGATGCCGGTCGCCGCGGCCCTCCCGGCAGCGGAGCCGGTGACGGCAGCAGACGCCGACACCGACGCCGACGTGCCGGAGCAGGAGCCGAGCGAGACCCCGAAGGAGACGGAGCAGCCGTCCCGGGAGCACGGGGACAACGCCCACGCCGGCTGA
- a CDS encoding HNH endonuclease signature motif containing protein, whose translation MDAPPFGGEVEFPNTASGSVPAPAFESSAPDPTTASTPTAPGDDASAWSNTWRDDVAAETARTSPRNRGVGGMPTDAEGASHPAGTPVSSRTGVFTDPLRSLPGDPAAMLAALQAEDDDTLRAGGPHALAEQLLALQRLRDMLEAEQLRRVTAFDAMDGAQAVRCRSTKGFLRTHGQLTGASAGRLTARAAQLDAVPAVRTAQAAGTLGADQAAVIARHLAPVPDPGERALAEELLLAHAPALHLTQLARAAQELRARLTDQEHPGDTDTVSQPFQSWVRLSPTGTTDAPFWVLSGELNALAGEKLRIALEAAAGAPSAQDPRSHPERTGDALEAVTDLALGTDRLPTTGTRRPHLTLVADLDTLRSLPLPGDCPRHHGQQPLPGTAGETGNLVRLPAQRAGSRPQAAPDDLAALLAAPHGAFTERGLRLDGARARAVACDCTLRVLLTDAQGRPLSVGRATRTVPPHIRDAVTARDRHCVWPGCDRPPSWCEGHHAIHWADGGPTSVDNIALLCREHHQELHATGWELTRRPDGHHTVRPPLHTHHPSNTRWPQAA comes from the coding sequence ATGGACGCCCCACCTTTCGGGGGCGAGGTGGAGTTCCCCAACACGGCGTCCGGTTCGGTTCCGGCCCCGGCGTTCGAGTCCTCCGCCCCGGACCCCACCACCGCCTCTACCCCGACTGCCCCCGGCGACGACGCCTCCGCCTGGTCGAACACCTGGCGCGACGACGTCGCGGCCGAGACCGCCCGGACCTCGCCGCGCAACCGTGGCGTCGGCGGGATGCCCACCGACGCCGAGGGCGCCTCCCACCCCGCCGGAACCCCTGTCTCCTCGCGGACCGGCGTCTTCACCGACCCGCTGCGCTCCCTGCCCGGCGACCCGGCCGCGATGCTCGCCGCCCTCCAGGCCGAGGACGACGACACCCTGCGCGCCGGCGGTCCCCACGCCCTGGCCGAACAGCTCCTGGCCCTGCAACGGCTGCGCGACATGCTGGAGGCCGAACAGCTGCGCCGGGTCACCGCCTTCGACGCCATGGACGGCGCACAGGCCGTGCGCTGCCGCTCGACCAAGGGCTTCCTCCGCACCCACGGCCAACTGACCGGCGCCTCGGCCGGACGGCTGACCGCCCGCGCCGCCCAGCTGGACGCCGTCCCGGCCGTGCGCACCGCCCAGGCCGCCGGAACCCTGGGCGCGGACCAGGCCGCCGTCATCGCCCGCCACCTCGCCCCCGTCCCCGACCCCGGCGAGCGCGCCCTCGCCGAGGAACTGCTGCTCGCCCACGCCCCCGCCCTGCACCTGACCCAGCTCGCCCGCGCCGCCCAGGAGCTCCGCGCCCGGCTCACCGACCAGGAGCACCCCGGCGACACCGACACGGTGTCGCAGCCGTTCCAGTCCTGGGTGCGGCTCTCCCCGACCGGGACCACCGACGCCCCGTTCTGGGTCCTGTCCGGCGAGCTCAACGCCCTCGCTGGGGAGAAGCTGCGGATCGCGCTGGAGGCCGCCGCCGGTGCCCCGAGCGCCCAGGACCCGCGCAGCCACCCCGAGCGCACCGGCGACGCCCTCGAAGCCGTGACCGACCTCGCCCTGGGCACCGACCGGCTTCCCACCACCGGCACCCGCCGTCCCCACCTCACCCTCGTCGCCGACCTCGACACCCTGCGCAGCCTCCCGCTCCCCGGCGACTGCCCGCGCCACCACGGCCAGCAGCCGCTGCCGGGCACCGCCGGGGAGACCGGCAACCTCGTCCGGCTGCCCGCACAGCGCGCCGGGAGCCGTCCTCAGGCCGCCCCCGACGACCTGGCGGCGCTGCTCGCCGCACCTCACGGTGCGTTCACCGAACGCGGACTGCGGCTGGACGGCGCCCGGGCCCGCGCCGTCGCCTGCGACTGCACCCTCCGGGTGCTGCTCACCGACGCCCAGGGCCGCCCCCTGTCCGTCGGCCGCGCCACCCGCACCGTCCCGCCCCACATCCGTGACGCCGTCACCGCCCGCGACCGCCACTGCGTCTGGCCCGGCTGCGACCGACCACCCTCCTGGTGCGAGGGCCACCACGCGATCCACTGGGCCGACGGAGGCCCCACCTCCGTCGACAACATCGCGCTGCTCTGCCGCGAACACCACCAGGAACTCCACGCCACCGGCTGGGAGCTCACCCGCCGACCCGACGGCCACCACACCGTCCGGCCCCCGCTCCACACCCACCACCCCAGCAACACCCGATGGCCACAGGCCGCCTAG